The nucleotide sequence ATGTCAGCATTAAAAGGGGAGCTGTAGTGGATCTTCAGGATGTCTTCCAGCAACTTCTCCTCTAACTCTCCTCCTCGTATGGCAGACAAGAGCTTGGCCACTGCTTTCATGAGCACAGTTTGGTAAATGCTAAACGAGCTCTGAAATGAATGCAACCTCTCTTTGATGTCTCTAAAAACATTTACCAGTGTTTTCCTGGAGAGGTCATTGCATTTCCTCTCTACTTCTCTTAACTCCTCTATTATATCTTCAGTGTTGGAGACCAGACGTGTGGTGATTTCTCTCTCCAACCGAGCAGCTTTATTATCCAGTAGAGAAAGAGGATAGAGCCAGACTTTAATTGGAACTGCATTCTGTGGATTCTCCTTCAAGTGATCAGGGAGCTTCTTGTACACATCTAGGGCCTCCATGAAAGTGGTGGGACTCTGATCAACGcggaagtcaccatgaaatgTGCAAGCAATGCTCTCAGCCATTTTCTTATCCGCATCTGTCATTTCTACAGCTCCTTTTCCGTCAATAGAAAATCCAGGGATACACTTGACCATGACATTCAGTTCTCCCTCTATCTTCTGCTTTTCTTCCTCTTCTGAAAATGTCCGATCAAACACCATGACGGCCTGAGCTCCATAGAGTACTCCCGTGACCACATGAGTTGCAGTTTTCTGGTCAAACACCTGAGGGTAGGTTATCTGGCCTAGCTGAGTCATAGTGAGCTGTTCAAATCTGGAGGTTTCTCTATAATACATTGTTACTCTGGACTGTTGGTTTGAGGATTTGGTGTCATGCAGAAACCTTGCAGATCCTCCCACCTCCACCAGCCCTCCTAAGAAGCTGGCCTTCAGGGAAGCACTTACATCCAGCAGACTAGACTTACTAGAGAGAGAGTCAGAGCAACTGAACTTCAAATCTGTCATGGGCTGTGGATGGGAGTCCAAATCATCAATCAGTGACTTCTTATCCCACAGAGTAACACCTGAAAGGAGAAATGGCTTTGACAGTTACATATGAGGACGCTGTACTGAAAAGTAATCATACAGATATTTGTATCTATAAGACTTAAAACATCTATAAGATATAATTGAACCCTCTAAAGACCTGAAAGAGAAACCTAAAAATGTTTGTATTGCTATTTTCCATCTTCCGAGAACACAAATAATttcatgatttttaaaaaaaagaattaaacatgacttttttttccttttttttttaacgtttgTATCTCCCAAGATACTTTGCCAGTATGGGGgtataaattacttaaaaaaataatgcttGTTTGGCAATGCATCTTCAACATTTTAGCAAAATTTATTCTCTCCTAACTTAAACAAAACATCTTTATAACATTCTGTTGAACAATAAGCATAATGCCTTCATAATGTCTTGATAATGCTCTAACACACTTTCTTCCTCTCCTTCTTTGACTAACGGTAGCCCAATTTCCACCAGTGCCCTGTGGGTCAACGACACTGATGGCGGTTGTTGTTAACCCGGGACCCAACCGATCCGGTATGGAAGTCATATTCGTGATTCCCATAATGAATTTGGGTAAAATTTTACGTCGGATGCCCTTCTTGACACAACCCTCTCTATTTATCCGGGTTTGGGACCGGCACAAAAGGTACACTGGCATGTGACCTCCTATGGCTACAAATGCTGTCTTCaattcaaaaaattattttgtttattaaatgccaaatttttcttttcaaaagcatttctaaattcagttcatatttccACCAAACGAAAtttctagccaaaataatgaaagtgtcacatgcctgtaacaacaacgactcatgagtttaatgtctctgggaataattaactcaaaagggatttaatattcaatattcatgaatttatgaatatgatttgccagttgttcattacgtattaaaattttccgatagggaaaattgtttaattaaatacaagtaaccctttatgaaattgcttgaaattatcctactaagtttgtcctgcaaattagttatagactttccaaatcaattctcaataatggattactgctttacgagcgcatgagaaacattaactttactgatcaggataagttcaatatttcaaatggtcatacagtttactttactaacatagtagcataagcagttaggtaacgtttagatcgcaagtttcattgactttgtgtatgtggcagaataacagattcaactcattaaatgtctttcggaggtttaataaacacagactaaaaataacactacaattcacacagaaagtacatactaaatatgcatcaagagagtagaagtatagatattaacgaaagaatacataaaagagaataatgaatagactgaagttagagagagataaaagagagagagagagacaaagagagtgagggggagagagagacaaagagagtggggggggggggtaagcaAGGcatgctttccttcagttcaaccaaatacgaccttcacggagttaatttatcccaacgggagaataacacaccctctttacagcagtaagaaatagaatacttgcattctttttggtttcgttttgacttctcgcttgtgtgcgtatgtgtctctgcgtgttcaaatgtcctgcatgtccggcggtcctttccgaggttgggagggaagcggctgtttgctttagcgatgcttcgtgttcttgaagatcggattgtagaagagaagatttttggaagagctgaggcctgcttggagggcctgcattggtggcctggctcaagggccagccacaaagacgtgttggttcagccagagagagaagagagagtggGGAGTGTAAGAGAGAaggagggcatccgaggtcctccttttatggtctggccgtagtcccaccctccagggttagacttaaccaatgagagtgttgggatttcccggcgggaaattcctcagcagactttattgctctttgtttgaaggttcgactcagtgggtctctgagtcttcatactataattaatgcaacaaacacacactgcattttctgaataagtgatatacctggaagtgtaagtcgtgaagtgagcattaatttgataggagacatgacatatatgaggttatctgaactagtactttgttaagacacagacaaaaagatgcaaaataccatacagaagaaacattttacaaaacaattatgtgtttacatatactgtcctggggtgcatgttcatttatagatggtttgtctataatttgaggcaaaagctctgtgtctctgtgtcaaaagctctgtggccacattctttccggccataaaagatcttatcagatggtttccagggtgactgaagaatctccctctgttgtgttgggggggaaggtatgctagtgagcacaactttcaaaacatatttgttaaatgtaactggcgattgtgtgtttgattcgcctgagtcgctacataatcccccctttcgctagttgttgtccctcctatggacaacaacgagcgatatcaaagattcaggaagatcaggcacaccatagccatgttaggctccagttgtttgtgtctccgGAAGTTatggtcgttccacggcagataaggcagacagtagcccagttcaggtctctgtgcttgtgcagcaggtgtcgaggcagcaggtgccctgacggtgcgtcacctgtcatccagaagtctgtttgtgtggtgcaggtgtgctgtgggctttctgcagccctgggtggaaccatgttcctcgcaatggccagtcagtcctttaggtctcctgcctaggaagatggactgcatcttgacacttttatgtcctatgctgactaggaacttttcagagggtgcctcgcattgtggccaggctgggtgccttctggtgatccactttggtttctctgtttcaaagttcaaagtcattggggttttgagaatcccttcagaggcggccttgtgttcgtttaaggccttctttctcaaatcacatgcatgacatagtgtggggcttggcagtattgcctacaaggtgactaactggtgttggaggagaaggttcttgaagctggtgtaaggttaggcagagggcttgggctcctccccccctttgcgtttgtgtgcagggctggaggagcttgcgctgctgatgtgaagttcaggagagtacgtctttcttttgaggattcatttgcagttggtgatcagcagtccaggttgctctctctCAGTGCGATGCCCGAGGttggacccggtgtgatgatgtctggtggtggctggcctctgattgtctggaggcacaggagcatgatcacggccgcgtttcttaggcatttccagatctgttgcatggcctcagtagtgaagtggatgcctctgtctgagttgattctcagtggcaatcttgacaggaaaaagatgtgattcatcaggtggtatgccgtggtctgggcggtgtcgttgggtgctggttgacactccacccacttggtaaactggcacaccactgtgagaaagtactttttgccttttgtggacctgggcaggggttctacccggtcgatttgtaggtttgaccatgggaacgtggtccctctgtgttgcagtggggctctgtggttcgggtttgctggttggaaccggcagcgaactagccattctctaacatactctgccgcatcttgatgcatcccaggcccatatgccacctgtttcagtgtgtcatacgtggctctggtgccgtggtgtccagcacatggtgtgttgtgggcgtacattagcatcacccccctttgcgaccgtggcactacaagctgtggcgctgtgttgccatcgggtgcacaccagagaatgttgtccataatacgcatcatgtgtctggagttatgtagatgcttgtggctagagtcatcaatgagctcagagtcagtgatagggtggttggaggggtctgagaggtggtcaagaattgtctttattgcagtgtcagaggtttgcatatccgcaatatcattgttggaaatttgcggagttagcggtagcagctgcaaggccggcattgtagccggtgtcCATCGCTTGCTGTTagttagcactgcaacaat is from Pseudorasbora parva isolate DD20220531a chromosome 10, ASM2467924v1, whole genome shotgun sequence and encodes:
- the LOC137091615 gene encoding neoverrucotoxin subunit beta-like is translated as MASVPIEVAALGRPLFPGMLYDCRKDTFIPGVTLWDKKSLIDDLDSHPQPMTDLKFSCSDSLSSKSSLLDVSASLKASFLGGLVEVGGSARFLHDTKSSNQQSRVTMYYRETSRFEQLTMTQLGQITYPQVFDQKTATHVVTGVLYGAQAVMVFDRTFSEEEEKQKIEGELNVMVKCIPGFSIDGKGAVEMTDADKKMAESIACTFHGDFRVDQSPTTFMEALDVYKKLPDHLKENPQNAVPIKVWLYPLSLLDNKAARLEREITTRLVSNTEDIIEELREVERKCNDLSRKTLVNVFRDIKERLHSFQSSFSIYQTVLMKAVAKLLSAIRGGELEEKLLEDILKIHYSSPFNADMFNQWLDGAQAELDLLSSHTKMLEGIKTEDSDRLNILFFNLNIDVVVCLTFTSLKYKVPYLSALKEFLESDKFKELDGKQNMVSVPSDSKWLNNTDVLSKMRENLSLFRSFSEANKDEKRYRFIISAISDPSSPGSSIYLYEKGKLTDTQFQPVSKPPPPEVKEVLERSMSLKLQKSPTGETVQYRVEYQQEKEEQWHVINTPNEDFTLTGLEFGKQYLIRYRIVGKVGVSEASDTIGQTPSSVRSI